One stretch of Xanthomonas sp. DAR 35659 DNA includes these proteins:
- a CDS encoding efflux RND transporter periplasmic adaptor subunit, translating to MAAGCSSTAPAPAPVKVGVLTVRARTLPVEQTLPGRTVAYEVADVRPQVNGLVRQRLFTEGQEVHAGQVLYQIDPAPYQAAYDTARGQLAQAQAAVRAARPKAERYRTLVGLDAASKQDADDATAALEEAQANLVAAQAALQAARINLDYTRIAAPISGTIGTSAYTAGALVTAQQDAALTRIQRLDPIYLDVSQSSTQLLALREQLDAGRIRAADGKISVQVRLEDGRLYPQPGTLAFVGSAVDPGTGGVTLRVVVPNPQHLLLPGMYLRAVLPMATDAGAILVPQQAVTRDSKGEPVVKLLDAHDRVVERHIRTGDAIGHDWVVEDGLKPGERLIVVNGSRAEIGKPALPHAIDAAQLAAAPAVPGDAQAD from the coding sequence ATGGCGGCGGGCTGTTCGTCCACCGCGCCGGCGCCGGCGCCGGTCAAGGTCGGCGTGCTGACGGTGCGCGCGCGGACCCTGCCGGTGGAACAGACCCTGCCTGGCCGCACCGTCGCCTACGAAGTGGCCGACGTGCGTCCGCAGGTCAACGGCCTGGTGCGGCAGCGGCTGTTCACCGAGGGCCAGGAGGTGCATGCCGGACAGGTGCTCTACCAGATCGATCCGGCGCCGTACCAGGCGGCGTACGACACCGCGCGCGGACAACTGGCGCAGGCGCAGGCCGCGGTGCGCGCGGCGCGTCCCAAGGCCGAGCGCTACCGCACCCTGGTCGGCCTGGACGCGGCCAGCAAACAGGACGCCGACGACGCGACGGCCGCGCTGGAGGAGGCGCAGGCCAACCTGGTGGCGGCGCAGGCCGCGCTGCAGGCGGCGCGGATCAATCTCGACTACACGCGGATCGCCGCGCCGATCTCCGGCACCATCGGCACCTCGGCCTACACCGCCGGCGCGCTGGTGACCGCGCAGCAGGACGCGGCGCTGACCCGGATCCAGCGGCTGGATCCGATCTACCTGGACGTGAGCCAGTCCAGCACGCAGCTGCTGGCCTTGCGCGAGCAACTCGACGCCGGCCGGATCCGGGCCGCCGACGGCAAGATCTCGGTGCAGGTGCGCTTGGAGGACGGCCGCCTCTATCCGCAGCCGGGCACGCTCGCCTTCGTCGGCAGCGCGGTCGATCCCGGCACGGGTGGCGTCACCCTGCGCGTGGTCGTGCCCAATCCGCAGCATCTGCTGCTGCCCGGCATGTACCTGCGCGCGGTGCTGCCGATGGCCACCGACGCGGGCGCGATCCTGGTGCCGCAACAGGCGGTGACCCGCGACAGCAAGGGCGAGCCGGTGGTCAAGCTGCTCGATGCGCACGACCGGGTGGTGGAGCGCCACATCCGCACCGGCGACGCGATCGGCCACGACTGGGTGGTGGAGGACGGGCTCAAGCCGGGCGAGCGGCTGATCGTGGTCAACGGCAGCCGCGCCGAGATCGGCAAGCCGGCGCTGCCGCATGCGATCGATGCCGCCCAGCTCGCCGCCGCGCCGGCGGTGCCGGGCGACGCCCAGGCCGACTGA
- a CDS encoding YdcF family protein, producing the protein MGRGLKPRRRRGWLGWIGRLGALLVLWLLGVAIYIVWVGDRDQAAPADAIIVLGAAAYDAKPSPVFEERIRHGLDLYQRGYAPTLIFTGGFGGNGARFAESQVARRYALRHDVPADAILIETVSRTTRQNLIQARALMRAHGLHRAIVVSDPLHMARALRLCRELQIDALASSTPSTRFRSFQTRWRFLVQEVYFFHRDLIAPGA; encoded by the coding sequence GTGGGGCGCGGCTTGAAGCCGCGGCGACGGCGCGGCTGGCTGGGCTGGATCGGCCGGCTGGGCGCCTTGCTGGTGCTGTGGCTGCTGGGCGTGGCGATCTACATCGTGTGGGTCGGCGACCGCGACCAGGCGGCGCCGGCGGACGCGATCATCGTGCTCGGCGCGGCCGCCTACGACGCCAAGCCCTCGCCGGTGTTCGAGGAGCGCATCCGCCACGGCCTGGACCTGTACCAGCGTGGCTACGCGCCGACCCTGATCTTCACCGGCGGCTTCGGCGGCAACGGCGCGCGCTTCGCCGAATCGCAGGTGGCGCGCCGCTACGCGCTGCGCCACGACGTGCCGGCCGACGCGATCCTGATCGAGACGGTCTCGCGCACCACCCGGCAGAACCTGATCCAGGCGCGCGCGCTGATGCGCGCGCACGGCCTGCACCGGGCGATCGTGGTCAGCGATCCGCTGCACATGGCGCGCGCGCTGCGCCTGTGCCGCGAACTGCAGATCGACGCGCTGGCGTCCTCGACGCCCAGCACCCGCTTCCGCAGCTTCCAGACCCGCTGGCGCTTCCTGGTGCAGGAGGTCTACTTCTTCCACCGCGACCTGATCGCGCCGGGCGCCTGA
- a CDS encoding multidrug efflux RND transporter permease subunit, producing the protein MSRFFVNHPVVAWVLAIVVVLVGMLAIHALPIERYPQMAPPTITVRATYTGASAQTVENTVTQLIEQSQQSLDHLLYMTSTSASDGTAQVNLVFETGTNADTAQVQVQNQLQSVMSVLPQAVQQNGLVITKSSGSLFEVVAFTSDDGSMDNFDVANYMESNIDDQISRVSGVGNIQPMGSEYAMRIWLDPEKLRQYALMPSDVENALQAQNTDVSAGEIGGQPALRGQRLDATVTTRSRLHTPAQFGAIVLKSDAGGAVVRLSDVARIGLGPETYDSITRFNGKPSASLGIELNADANAVETSKAIDARLQELKQYWPHGFNYHIAFSTTPFVTTSIKEVVITLIEAVLLVVAVMYLFLQNWRATLIPTIAVPVVLMGTFGVLAAFGYSINTLSMFAMVLAIGLLVDDAIVVVENVERVMGQEGLPPKEATLRSMQQIGGALVGIVLVLTAVFVPMAFFNGVTGVIYRQFSITIAASMILSVLVAMTLTPALCVTILKPLHQGEAPIGSHGRLGWFFIWFNTRFRHLSERYRALVERVLGRRAPSVIAYALLIAVTGVLLWRLPGAFLPDEDEGMLNVLVKLPAGATLEQTLAVTDRLTKAALHEPGVGSVLSSAGFSVTGAGQNVGMAFVRLKDWDERDDDATTIADHLNKALADVPDAELFVTSPPAITGLGDASGFTFELMDYEGAGHAALVAARDRLLQLAAHDPKLRDVRYASLEDAPVYAVKIDDAKAQALGVDPGDINATLNSALGGDFVNNFIYKGRIKKVYVQGDAQARMAPQDLPRWTVRNAAGGMVPMSAFTTAHWTSAPAALERYNGVSAMELTGQAVPGVSSGAAMDAMAELSKQLPHGFGFAWSDMAYQEKLSANQAPALYAISLLFVFLCLVALYESWSIPFAVMLAVPVGVFGAALLMTARGLENDVYFQVGLLTTVGLSAKNAILIVEFARDLERRGEALLAATLHAVQMRLRPILMTSLAFLLGVLPLVFSHGAGSAARRSLGTGVTGGTLASITLGLFFVPLFYVLVRRLFPGPARVPQEATP; encoded by the coding sequence ATGTCGCGTTTCTTCGTCAACCACCCGGTGGTGGCCTGGGTCCTGGCCATCGTCGTCGTCCTGGTCGGCATGCTCGCCATCCACGCGCTGCCGATCGAGCGCTATCCGCAGATGGCGCCGCCGACCATCACCGTGCGCGCCACCTACACCGGCGCCTCGGCGCAGACCGTGGAGAACACCGTCACCCAGCTGATCGAGCAGTCGCAGCAGAGCCTGGACCACCTGCTGTACATGACCTCGACCAGCGCCTCGGACGGCACCGCGCAGGTCAACCTGGTGTTCGAGACCGGCACCAACGCCGACACCGCGCAGGTGCAGGTGCAGAACCAGTTGCAGTCGGTGATGTCGGTGCTGCCGCAGGCGGTGCAGCAGAACGGGCTGGTCATCACCAAGTCCAGCGGCTCGCTGTTCGAGGTGGTCGCGTTCACCTCCGACGACGGCAGCATGGACAACTTCGATGTCGCCAACTACATGGAATCGAACATCGACGACCAGATCAGCCGGGTCAGCGGCGTCGGCAACATCCAGCCGATGGGCTCGGAGTACGCCATGCGCATCTGGCTGGATCCGGAGAAGCTGCGCCAGTACGCGCTGATGCCCTCGGACGTGGAGAACGCGCTCCAGGCGCAGAACACCGACGTGTCGGCCGGCGAGATCGGCGGCCAGCCGGCGCTGCGCGGGCAGCGCCTGGACGCCACCGTGACCACCCGCAGCCGCCTGCACACGCCGGCGCAGTTCGGCGCGATCGTGCTCAAGAGCGATGCCGGCGGCGCGGTCGTGCGCCTGTCCGACGTGGCCCGGATCGGCCTGGGCCCGGAGACCTACGACAGCATCACCCGCTTCAACGGCAAGCCCTCCGCCTCGCTCGGCATCGAGCTCAACGCCGACGCCAACGCGGTGGAAACCTCCAAGGCGATCGATGCGCGCCTGCAGGAACTCAAGCAGTACTGGCCGCACGGCTTCAACTACCACATCGCCTTCAGCACCACCCCGTTCGTCACCACCTCGATCAAGGAGGTGGTCATCACCCTGATCGAGGCGGTGCTGCTGGTGGTCGCGGTGATGTACCTGTTCCTGCAGAACTGGCGCGCCACGCTGATCCCGACCATCGCCGTGCCGGTGGTGCTGATGGGCACCTTCGGCGTGCTCGCCGCGTTCGGCTATTCGATCAACACCCTGAGCATGTTCGCGATGGTGCTGGCGATCGGTCTGCTGGTCGACGACGCCATCGTGGTGGTGGAGAACGTGGAGCGGGTGATGGGCCAGGAAGGCCTGCCGCCGAAGGAGGCCACGCTGCGCTCGATGCAGCAGATCGGCGGCGCGCTGGTCGGCATCGTGCTGGTGCTGACCGCGGTGTTCGTGCCGATGGCGTTCTTCAACGGCGTCACCGGCGTGATCTATCGGCAGTTCTCCATCACCATCGCCGCGTCGATGATCCTGTCGGTGCTGGTGGCGATGACCCTGACCCCGGCGTTGTGCGTGACCATCCTCAAGCCGCTGCACCAGGGCGAGGCGCCGATCGGCTCGCATGGCCGCCTGGGCTGGTTCTTCATCTGGTTCAACACCCGCTTCCGGCACCTGTCCGAGCGCTACCGCGCGCTGGTCGAGCGGGTGCTGGGCAGGCGCGCGCCCAGCGTGATCGCCTATGCGCTGCTGATCGCGGTCACCGGCGTGCTGCTGTGGCGCCTGCCCGGCGCGTTCCTGCCCGACGAGGACGAAGGCATGCTCAACGTGCTGGTCAAGTTGCCGGCCGGCGCCACCCTGGAGCAGACCCTGGCGGTGACCGATCGGCTGACCAAGGCCGCGCTGCACGAGCCGGGCGTGGGCTCGGTGCTGTCCTCGGCCGGCTTCAGCGTCACCGGCGCCGGCCAGAACGTCGGCATGGCGTTCGTGCGTTTGAAGGACTGGGACGAGCGCGACGACGATGCCACGACCATCGCCGACCACCTCAACAAGGCGCTGGCCGACGTGCCCGACGCGGAACTGTTCGTGACCTCGCCGCCGGCGATCACCGGCCTCGGCGACGCCTCCGGCTTCACCTTCGAGCTGATGGACTACGAAGGCGCCGGCCACGCCGCGCTGGTGGCGGCGCGCGACCGTTTGCTGCAACTGGCCGCGCACGACCCCAAGCTGCGCGACGTGCGCTACGCCAGCCTGGAGGACGCGCCGGTGTACGCGGTCAAGATCGACGACGCCAAGGCGCAGGCCCTGGGTGTGGATCCGGGCGACATCAACGCCACGCTCAACAGCGCGCTCGGCGGCGACTTCGTCAACAACTTCATCTACAAGGGCCGCATCAAGAAGGTCTACGTGCAGGGCGACGCGCAGGCGCGCATGGCGCCGCAGGACCTGCCGCGCTGGACGGTGCGCAACGCCGCCGGCGGCATGGTGCCGATGTCCGCCTTCACCACCGCGCACTGGACCAGCGCGCCGGCGGCGCTGGAGCGCTACAACGGCGTGTCGGCGATGGAGCTCACCGGCCAGGCGGTGCCCGGGGTCAGTTCCGGCGCGGCGATGGACGCGATGGCCGAACTGAGCAAGCAACTGCCGCACGGCTTCGGCTTCGCCTGGTCGGACATGGCCTATCAGGAGAAACTGTCGGCCAACCAGGCACCGGCGCTGTACGCGATCTCGCTGCTGTTCGTGTTCCTGTGCCTGGTGGCGTTGTACGAGAGCTGGTCGATCCCGTTCGCGGTGATGCTGGCGGTACCGGTGGGCGTGTTCGGCGCGGCGCTGCTGATGACCGCGCGCGGGCTGGAGAACGACGTCTACTTCCAGGTGGGCCTGCTGACCACGGTCGGCCTGTCGGCCAAGAACGCCATCCTGATCGTGGAGTTCGCGCGCGACCTGGAGCGTCGCGGCGAAGCGCTGCTGGCGGCCACCCTGCACGCGGTGCAGATGCGCCTGCGGCCGATCCTGATGACCTCGCTGGCGTTCCTGCTCGGCGTGCTGCCGCTGGTGTTCAGTCACGGCGCCGGCTCGGCCGCGCGCCGTTCGCTGGGCACCGGCGTGACCGGCGGCACGCTGGCGTCGATCACCCTGGGGCTGTTCTTCGTGCCGTTGTTCTACGTGCTGGTGCGGCGCCTGTTTCCGGGGCCTGCGCGCGTGCCGCAGGAGGCCACGCCATGA
- a CDS encoding efflux transporter outer membrane subunit, translating to MSSRAHRLLGLACAVAMTGCSLAPSYVRPATPVPARFDNAAVATPAADDTLPALPDWRAVFLDPRLRQVIAQGLEHNRDLRVAMLSIDKARAQYRIQRAALAPSLDATASSGRQRTSASASDSGSAQVDSSDTLQVGISSWELDLFGRLRSLNNEALETWLASAETQRGVRLSLIGQIADAWLTVGADQQLLNLARQTLDSQEQTLRRSRDQHANGIGSGLDLAQIESSVDAARVAVARDAAQLAQDRNALQLLVGVPVDAALVPSADVIDDGVALAPVPARLPAAVLLQRPDVLAAEHALKAANADIGAARAAFFPSLTLTASSGRGSDVLSTLFSAGSRTWSFVPSITAPIFHAGALKASLDASKIGKDIAVAQYEKAIQSAFADVADTLAQRDQLDAQLAAQQALVEATRRSHDLAEARYRVGADGYLQVLDAQRSLFAAQQDLIALRLQDDSNRVALYTALGGGADATAR from the coding sequence ATGAGTTCTCGCGCGCACCGCCTGCTCGGCCTGGCCTGTGCCGTGGCGATGACCGGCTGCAGCCTGGCCCCGTCCTACGTGCGCCCGGCCACGCCGGTGCCGGCGCGCTTCGACAATGCGGCCGTCGCCACGCCCGCCGCGGACGACACGCTGCCGGCGTTGCCGGACTGGCGCGCGGTGTTTCTGGATCCGCGCCTGCGCCAGGTCATCGCCCAGGGCCTGGAGCACAATCGCGACCTGCGTGTGGCCATGCTCAGCATCGACAAGGCGCGGGCGCAGTACCGGATCCAGCGCGCCGCGCTGGCGCCGTCGCTGGATGCCACCGCCAGCAGCGGTCGCCAGCGCACCAGCGCCAGCGCCAGCGACAGCGGCAGTGCGCAGGTCGACAGCAGCGACACCCTGCAGGTCGGCATCAGCAGTTGGGAGCTGGATTTGTTCGGGCGCCTGCGCAGCCTCAACAACGAGGCGCTGGAGACCTGGCTGGCCAGCGCCGAGACCCAGCGTGGCGTGCGCCTGAGCCTGATCGGCCAGATCGCCGATGCCTGGCTGACGGTGGGCGCCGACCAGCAACTGCTTAACCTCGCGCGGCAGACCCTGGACAGCCAGGAGCAGACGCTGCGGCGCAGCCGCGACCAGCACGCCAACGGCATCGGCTCGGGCCTGGACCTGGCGCAGATCGAGAGCAGCGTGGACGCGGCACGGGTCGCCGTGGCGCGCGATGCCGCGCAACTCGCGCAAGACCGCAACGCCTTGCAGTTGCTGGTCGGCGTGCCGGTAGACGCGGCCTTGGTGCCGTCTGCCGACGTGATCGACGACGGCGTCGCGCTGGCACCGGTCCCGGCGCGCCTGCCGGCCGCCGTGCTGCTGCAGCGCCCGGACGTGCTCGCCGCCGAGCATGCGCTGAAGGCGGCCAACGCCGACATCGGCGCGGCGCGCGCGGCGTTCTTCCCGAGCCTGACCTTGACCGCATCGAGCGGACGCGGCAGCGATGTGCTGTCCACGCTGTTCTCGGCCGGATCGCGGACCTGGTCGTTCGTGCCCAGCATCACCGCGCCGATCTTCCATGCCGGCGCGCTGAAGGCCTCGCTGGACGCATCGAAGATCGGCAAGGACATCGCCGTGGCCCAATACGAGAAGGCGATCCAGAGCGCCTTCGCCGACGTCGCCGATACGCTGGCGCAGCGCGACCAGCTCGACGCGCAACTGGCCGCGCAACAGGCGCTGGTCGAGGCGACGCGGCGCAGCCACGACCTGGCCGAGGCGCGTTATCGCGTCGGCGCCGACGGCTATTTGCAGGTGCTGGACGCGCAGCGTTCGCTGTTCGCCGCACAGCAGGACCTGATCGCCCTGCGGCTGCAGGACGACAGCAACCGAGTCGCGCTGTACACGGCGCTGGGCGGCGGCGCGGACGCGACGGCGCGATGA
- a CDS encoding pyridoxal-phosphate dependent enzyme has protein sequence MVSSSLPTFADVAAAAARLAPHAQVTPVLRSRTLDALTGATLHFKAEHLQRGGAFKFRGACNAVWSLDAAQAARGVVTHSSGNHGAALALAARTRGIGCHVVVPDGAVAAKLANIVRQGATLWQCEASIAAREAMCAQVQERTGATLVHPYADPAVIAGQGTATLELLGASGPLDLLVVPVGGGGLAAGSRLALSALAPQAQLVLAEPAGAADTARSLAAGERRVDFVPDTLCDGLRGTLGVPNFALLRGQAETIVVDDAATVAAMRLLWQVLKQLVEPSSAIALAAVLAQPQRFAGRRVGLILSGGNVDLDALPWGAA, from the coding sequence ATGGTCTCATCTTCACTGCCCACGTTCGCCGATGTCGCCGCCGCCGCCGCGCGCCTGGCGCCGCATGCCCAGGTCACCCCGGTGCTGCGCTCGCGGACATTGGACGCGCTGACCGGCGCGACCCTCCACTTCAAGGCCGAGCACCTGCAGCGCGGCGGCGCATTCAAGTTCCGTGGCGCCTGCAATGCGGTCTGGTCCCTGGACGCGGCGCAGGCCGCGCGCGGCGTGGTCACCCATTCCTCCGGCAACCACGGCGCGGCGCTGGCCCTGGCCGCGCGTACCCGCGGCATCGGCTGCCACGTGGTGGTGCCGGACGGGGCGGTGGCGGCCAAGCTGGCCAACATCGTCCGCCAGGGCGCCACCCTGTGGCAGTGCGAGGCCAGCATCGCCGCGCGCGAGGCGATGTGCGCGCAGGTTCAGGAGCGGACCGGGGCGACCCTGGTGCATCCCTACGCCGACCCGGCGGTGATCGCCGGGCAGGGCACCGCGACGCTGGAACTGCTCGGCGCCAGCGGCCCGCTGGACCTGCTGGTGGTGCCGGTCGGCGGCGGCGGCCTGGCCGCCGGCAGCCGCCTGGCACTGTCGGCGCTGGCGCCGCAGGCGCAGCTGGTGCTGGCCGAGCCGGCTGGCGCCGCCGACACCGCGCGCTCGCTGGCCGCGGGCGAGCGGCGTGTGGACTTCGTTCCCGACACCCTGTGCGACGGCCTGCGCGGCACCCTGGGCGTGCCCAACTTCGCGCTGCTGCGCGGCCAGGCCGAGACCATCGTGGTCGACGACGCCGCCACCGTGGCGGCGATGCGGCTGCTGTGGCAGGTGCTCAAGCAACTGGTGGAACCCTCGTCGGCGATCGCCCTGGCGGCGGTGCTGGCGCAGCCGCAGCGTTTCGCCGGACGCCGGGTCGGGCTGATCCTGTCCGGCGGCAACGTCGACCTGGACGCCCTGCCGTGGGGCGCGGCTTGA
- a CDS encoding ketosteroid isomerase-related protein produces the protein MKIDGTREQDRAIELVLSYYDAFNRGDWAAMLDKLSDDVAHDLNQGARETGKDAFAAFLQRMNASYREQLRDIVVLGGEDGRRAAAEYVVHGEYHHTDEGLPPARGQTYVLPGGAFFDIRDGKIARVSNYYNLQDWIAQVSA, from the coding sequence ATGAAGATCGACGGAACCCGTGAGCAAGACCGCGCCATCGAACTGGTGCTGTCGTACTACGACGCGTTCAACCGTGGCGACTGGGCGGCCATGCTCGACAAGCTCAGCGACGACGTGGCGCACGACCTCAACCAGGGCGCGCGCGAGACCGGCAAGGACGCCTTCGCCGCGTTCCTGCAGCGGATGAACGCCAGCTACCGCGAGCAGCTGCGCGACATCGTCGTGCTGGGCGGGGAAGACGGCCGCCGCGCCGCCGCCGAATACGTCGTGCACGGCGAGTACCACCACACCGACGAAGGCCTGCCGCCGGCGCGCGGGCAGACGTATGTACTGCCGGGCGGCGCGTTCTTCGACATCCGCGATGGCAAGATCGCCCGCGTCAGCAACTACTACAACCTGCAGGACTGGATCGCGCAGGTGTCGGCCTGA
- the bioC gene encoding malonyl-ACP O-methyltransferase BioC: MDPSSFDPHHIRRAFSRAAASYDAAAALQHEVEKRLLESLDYLGDRVPQVVLDVGSGPAHAAATMKKRWPRAQVIALDQALPMLQQAKRQAGWWKPFGRVCADARALPLAEHSVDVIFSNLCLQWVEDLPAVFAGFRRVLKPGGLLLCSSFGPETLIELREAFAQADREAPHVSRFAPIAQFGDALMHAGFRDPVLDRDLFTLTYPDLAALMRELRAIGATNALHARRHTLTGRGRFATASAAYEPLRTADGALPSSWEVIYAHAWAPPPGAPIRDGGGEIAAVPVSAIPIRRRGA, translated from the coding sequence ATGGATCCCTCCTCGTTCGACCCCCACCACATCCGCCGCGCGTTCTCGCGCGCCGCGGCCAGCTACGACGCCGCCGCGGCCCTGCAGCACGAGGTGGAGAAGCGCCTGCTGGAATCGCTGGACTACCTCGGCGACCGCGTGCCGCAGGTGGTGCTGGACGTGGGCAGCGGCCCCGCGCATGCCGCCGCGACGATGAAGAAGCGCTGGCCGCGCGCGCAGGTGATCGCGCTCGACCAGGCGCTGCCGATGCTGCAGCAGGCCAAGCGCCAGGCCGGCTGGTGGAAGCCGTTCGGCCGCGTCTGCGCCGACGCGCGCGCGCTGCCGCTGGCCGAGCACAGCGTCGACGTGATCTTCAGCAACCTGTGCCTGCAGTGGGTCGAGGACCTGCCGGCGGTGTTCGCCGGTTTCCGCCGCGTACTCAAGCCCGGCGGGCTGCTGCTGTGCTCCAGCTTCGGGCCGGAGACCCTGATCGAACTGCGCGAAGCGTTCGCGCAGGCCGACCGCGAGGCGCCGCATGTCAGCCGCTTCGCGCCGATCGCGCAGTTCGGCGATGCGCTGATGCACGCCGGCTTCCGCGACCCGGTGCTGGACCGCGACCTGTTCACCCTCACCTATCCGGACCTGGCCGCGCTGATGCGCGAGCTGCGCGCGATCGGCGCGACCAACGCGTTGCACGCGCGCCGCCACACCCTGACCGGCCGCGGCCGCTTCGCCACCGCCAGCGCCGCCTACGAACCGCTGCGCACCGCCGACGGCGCGCTGCCGAGCAGTTGGGAAGTGATCTATGCCCACGCCTGGGCGCCGCCGCCGGGCGCGCCGATCCGCGACGGCGGCGGCGAGATCGCCGCGGTGCCGGTGTCGGCGATCCCGATCCGCCGCCGCGGCGCGTGA
- the mnmG gene encoding tRNA uridine-5-carboxymethylaminomethyl(34) synthesis enzyme MnmG yields the protein MSDSFYRYDVIVIGGGHAGTEAALASARAGARTLLLTHNVETVGAMSCNPAIGGIGKGHLVKEIDALGGAMAHAADLAGIQWRTLNASKGPAVRATRCQADRNLYRGAIRRIVEAQPNLTLFQAAVDDLIVAGERVRGVVTQTGLRFEAAAVVLTAGTFLAGKIHIGQTQYAGGRAGDPPATALAQALRDGRFGVDRLKTGTPPRIDGRGLDYAAMEEQPGDDPLPVMSFLGEVAQHPRQVSCWITHTTERTHAIIRGALDRSPLYTGQIEGIGPRYCPSIEDKVVRFADKASHQIFVEPEGLDVVEIYPNGISTSLPFDVQLELVRSIRGFERAHITRPGYAIEYDFFDPRGLKASLETKAMPGLFFAGQINGTTGYEEAAAQGLIAGLNAARQVRGLEPWSPRRDQAYIGVLIDDLITHGTSEPYRMFTSRAEYRLQLREDNADARLTGIGHDLGIVDDTRWARFQAKQDAVARENARLRALWATPGNALGREVAATLGVAVSRETNVLDLIKRPELDYAALMRVPSLGPGVADTQVAEQVEIGIKYAGYLERQREEIARQQRHEDTPIPATFDYAQVRGLSAEVQQKLERVRPQSVGQAQRIPGMTPAAISLLLVHLERARRSRVA from the coding sequence ATGAGCGATTCCTTCTACCGCTACGACGTCATCGTGATCGGCGGCGGCCATGCCGGCACCGAGGCGGCGCTGGCGTCCGCCCGCGCCGGCGCGCGCACCCTGCTGCTGACCCACAACGTGGAGACGGTGGGCGCGATGAGCTGCAACCCGGCCATCGGCGGCATCGGCAAGGGCCACCTGGTCAAGGAGATCGACGCGCTGGGCGGAGCGATGGCGCACGCCGCGGACCTGGCCGGCATCCAGTGGCGCACGCTCAACGCCTCCAAGGGTCCGGCGGTGCGCGCGACCCGCTGCCAGGCCGACCGCAACCTGTACCGCGGCGCGATCCGGCGCATCGTCGAGGCACAGCCGAACCTGACCCTGTTCCAGGCCGCGGTGGACGACCTGATCGTGGCCGGCGAGCGCGTGCGCGGGGTGGTCACCCAGACCGGGCTGCGCTTCGAGGCGGCGGCGGTGGTGCTGACCGCCGGCACCTTCCTGGCCGGCAAGATCCATATCGGCCAGACCCAGTACGCCGGCGGCCGCGCCGGCGATCCGCCAGCCACCGCGCTGGCGCAGGCGCTGCGCGACGGCCGCTTCGGCGTGGACCGGCTCAAGACCGGCACCCCGCCGCGCATCGACGGGCGCGGCCTGGACTACGCGGCGATGGAAGAACAGCCCGGCGACGATCCGCTACCGGTGATGTCCTTCCTGGGCGAGGTCGCCCAGCATCCGCGCCAGGTCTCGTGCTGGATCACCCACACCACCGAGCGCACCCACGCCATCATCCGCGGCGCGCTCGATCGCTCACCGCTGTACACCGGGCAGATCGAGGGCATCGGCCCGCGCTACTGCCCCTCGATCGAGGACAAGGTGGTGCGCTTCGCCGATAAGGCCAGCCATCAGATCTTCGTCGAGCCGGAAGGCCTGGACGTGGTCGAGATCTACCCCAACGGCATCTCCACCTCGCTGCCGTTCGACGTGCAGCTGGAGCTGGTGCGCTCGATCCGCGGCTTCGAGCGCGCGCACATCACCCGCCCCGGCTACGCCATCGAATACGACTTCTTCGACCCGCGCGGGCTCAAGGCCTCGCTGGAGACCAAGGCGATGCCGGGGCTGTTCTTCGCCGGGCAGATCAACGGCACCACCGGCTACGAGGAAGCCGCCGCGCAGGGCCTGATCGCCGGCCTCAACGCCGCGCGCCAGGTGCGCGGGCTGGAACCGTGGTCGCCGCGCCGCGACCAGGCCTACATCGGTGTACTGATCGACGACCTGATCACCCACGGCACCAGCGAGCCGTACCGCATGTTCACCAGCCGCGCCGAGTACCGGCTGCAGCTGCGCGAGGACAACGCCGACGCGCGCCTGACCGGCATCGGCCACGACCTGGGCATCGTCGACGACACCCGCTGGGCGCGCTTCCAGGCCAAGCAGGACGCGGTGGCACGCGAGAACGCGCGCCTGCGCGCGCTGTGGGCCACGCCGGGCAACGCGCTGGGCCGCGAGGTCGCGGCCACGCTGGGCGTGGCGGTGAGCCGCGAAACGAATGTGCTGGACCTGATCAAGCGCCCGGAGCTGGACTACGCCGCGCTGATGCGGGTGCCGTCGCTGGGTCCGGGCGTGGCCGATACGCAGGTGGCCGAGCAGGTGGAGATCGGCATCAAGTACGCCGGCTATCTGGAGCGTCAGCGCGAGGAGATCGCCCGCCAGCAGCGCCATGAGGACACGCCGATTCCCGCGACGTTCGACTACGCGCAGGTGCGCGGGCTGTCGGCCGAAGTGCAGCAGAAGCTCGAGCGCGTGCGCCCGCAGAGCGTGGGCCAGGCGCAGCGCATCCCCGGCATGACCCCGGCGGCGATCTCGCTGCTGCTGGTGCACCTGGAGCGGGCGCGGCGCAGCCGGGTAGCGTGA